Genomic DNA from Pseudomonadota bacterium:
TGATCGAACTGGTAGACGGCGAGAGCGGTTCGCCTCAACTGGCCGAAGAGATTCGCCAGCACGCGGCGCTGCACTTGGCACGATACAAAATCCCGCGCTACATCGACTTTTCCGAGAAACTGCCGCGGCTGCCTTCCGGCAAGCTGCTCAAGCGCAGACTCAAAGACCAATACGCGGGGCGATACAAGGCATCGGCGTAATAGGGCGCCGAGGGCCGCTCGTTAGGCGACGATGGCCAGCGCAAGCAGCCAAACGCAACAGCCCATCGCAGCCATGAACAGCAGTGTGCGCAGCCGGTCCCAATCCAGTGCGTAGGCAAAGCAATACAGCACCCGCAGAACCACGAATAACACCGCTGCGGTGGCCGAAGCCGCCCCCTCCGCACCGGCCAGGTGGGCCACCAGCACCGCCACGGCAAAGACGATGACGCTCTCCCAGGTATTCTGCTGGGCGGCGTAGATCCGCGGCCCCATGCCCTCCAGTTGGGCCGCCTGGGCACGGGGGTTTTTGTTGTCGTAATAGCCAAAACGCCGGATGCGCAAATACCCGCCCAGTGTGGACAGAGCATATGGCAAAAAAATCATGAAGCTCAAACACCAAAACGGGATGGTCACTTTGCCCCTCCTAATCACAGCACAATACAACGCCCGCCGCGCGCCGGTTTGCATGCTGCCCGTTTTGTCCCACCCTGCCAACCGCCAAGGGTGATAAGCCCTGCCCGAGCACCGGCTCCATGAACAAGCAGCGGATCGAGCGCGGGGCTCTCAACAAAGCCGGGAGCCACTGGTAAACTGACGCACTTTTCACCCAGCCACCGGTGCCGAGGTTTTCGCTTGAAAGCTGCCCTGCAACAACTCCTGAACGACGCCATCGCAGCCCTTGCCGGCGATGTACTGCCCAGCGAGGCGCAAACCTCGACCATTGGCCTGGAGCGCACGCGCGATCGCAACCACGGCGATTTTGCCAGCAACGCCGCCATGGTGTTGG
This window encodes:
- a CDS encoding MAPEG family protein, with amino-acid sequence MQTGARRALYCAVIRRGKVTIPFWCLSFMIFLPYALSTLGGYLRIRRFGYYDNKNPRAQAAQLEGMGPRIYAAQQNTWESVIVFAVAVLVAHLAGAEGAASATAAVLFVVLRVLYCFAYALDWDRLRTLLFMAAMGCCVWLLALAIVA